One window from the genome of Rufibacter tibetensis encodes:
- a CDS encoding glycosyltransferase, whose amino-acid sequence MSGKQVLTHGIFINGFANSESLKFLNNSSLKNPLHHFPEDGSNLTIVILSFNRVGFTIRLIDSLQKHVPDFAGKILIMDNGSAEDQLSILEERLNSISTFEADLIKLGQNFGVAQARNKAMAYVKTEWFLSLDNDIYFIGNPLPAIKDCIESLGVFFLNVPLLQTDGKHIDAYGGNLWLEPYEDSYFISGTSSFKPLKVDQLPQIGPFLSTFIFGGASVINKNAFLEHGCYDGNMFIGFEDTELSLRLLHKGIKIGNIGSFDFIHAHQAPKNNADVDAEKVRFSKKLIHESGEYFKKKHGLYVLKPSVDGWIEEKNKELKVADENVLAKEHHIEDKQHLTLNSGKSEIIEGLLEVSNTETNQTHGNVPGNLAAAVELYELQEKLKHAEYQLNAIKTSKFWKLRNLWFRQRQRLGITNDGVAFSLKDVLKKGSRNKTDQPSISFKSSTAYDYEQFLKKIPVNKSESNILVFIPFMVVGGAETAILQVLKGFKKHKLNTSLIVSNHPKENMGDTSEAFYNICPDAYVLEDYNTLWNDADCWKHWKNLTYALIKDRNIDVLLISNSSFGYLMLEDIKRDFPHIKVINPIYSTVGHMIDNIKYEKYIDMTVVENPTVETYLIKDALRDPKKVKRIENGVDLKQYQQVKFEGNKSINNHQIPDNKIIISYLGRLSEEKGPDIFLDIAEACKFRSDLHFVLAGDGPMREEIKAKLSNPVFDSLVSFVGFANSKTVLAQSDIMLVPSRMDGRPNVVLESLAMGVPVIASNVGGLPWIISEANLSGIICPAGDTQAFKDAICRLVDTPGVLQNMKVGSRKYAERELDVRITQKAYNLTCLELSREITKVF is encoded by the coding sequence ATGAGTGGTAAGCAGGTGCTAACCCATGGAATTTTTATTAATGGCTTTGCAAATTCAGAAAGTTTAAAATTTTTAAATAATAGTAGTTTAAAAAATCCGCTTCACCACTTTCCAGAAGATGGCTCTAATCTAACGATTGTTATTTTAAGTTTTAATAGAGTAGGGTTCACCATTAGGCTTATAGATTCCTTACAAAAGCATGTTCCTGATTTCGCTGGAAAAATTTTGATAATGGATAATGGTTCTGCTGAGGATCAGTTATCCATATTGGAAGAAAGGCTTAATTCAATCTCTACCTTTGAGGCAGATTTAATCAAACTAGGCCAAAACTTTGGAGTAGCCCAAGCCCGAAACAAAGCGATGGCTTACGTTAAAACAGAGTGGTTCCTGTCTTTGGATAATGATATTTATTTTATAGGGAATCCTCTGCCGGCTATAAAAGATTGTATTGAAAGTTTAGGTGTCTTCTTCCTGAACGTGCCTTTATTGCAGACTGACGGAAAGCACATTGATGCTTACGGAGGAAACCTTTGGTTAGAACCCTATGAAGATTCCTATTTTATTAGTGGAACCAGCTCCTTCAAGCCTCTGAAAGTAGATCAATTGCCTCAGATTGGACCTTTTCTTTCCACTTTTATATTTGGAGGTGCTTCTGTAATAAATAAAAATGCCTTCCTTGAGCATGGTTGCTATGACGGCAATATGTTTATTGGTTTCGAAGACACAGAATTGTCTTTAAGGCTCCTTCATAAGGGTATTAAAATAGGCAACATAGGCTCTTTTGACTTTATACATGCCCACCAAGCTCCAAAAAACAACGCTGATGTTGATGCTGAGAAAGTAAGATTTTCGAAAAAGCTAATTCATGAGTCAGGCGAATACTTTAAGAAAAAACATGGTCTTTATGTTTTAAAACCAAGCGTAGATGGTTGGATTGAAGAGAAGAATAAAGAACTAAAGGTTGCAGATGAAAATGTTCTGGCAAAGGAGCATCACATTGAAGATAAACAACATCTTACGCTAAATTCAGGTAAGTCTGAAATAATAGAAGGCCTACTGGAGGTTTCTAATACAGAGACTAATCAAACTCATGGAAATGTGCCTGGTAATTTAGCTGCTGCAGTTGAACTGTATGAATTGCAGGAAAAGTTAAAGCATGCAGAATATCAGTTAAATGCTATAAAAACAAGTAAGTTCTGGAAGCTTAGAAACCTATGGTTTAGGCAGAGACAGCGTTTGGGTATCACTAACGACGGAGTTGCCTTTTCTTTGAAAGATGTTTTAAAGAAAGGAAGCCGCAATAAAACGGATCAACCATCTATTTCTTTTAAATCCTCTACGGCTTATGATTATGAGCAGTTCTTGAAAAAAATACCAGTAAATAAAAGTGAAAGTAATATTCTGGTATTTATTCCTTTTATGGTGGTAGGGGGTGCTGAAACGGCAATTCTTCAAGTTTTAAAAGGATTCAAAAAACACAAGTTAAATACCTCTTTGATTGTATCAAATCACCCTAAAGAAAATATGGGGGATACTTCAGAGGCGTTTTACAATATTTGTCCTGATGCCTATGTTTTAGAAGACTACAATACCTTGTGGAACGATGCAGATTGTTGGAAACATTGGAAGAATCTGACCTATGCTTTAATTAAGGATAGGAATATAGATGTTCTTTTGATAAGTAATTCTTCCTTCGGTTACTTAATGCTGGAAGATATCAAAAGAGATTTCCCTCATATAAAAGTTATAAACCCTATTTATAGCACTGTTGGTCATATGATTGATAATATCAAGTACGAGAAGTATATTGATATGACAGTGGTAGAAAATCCAACTGTTGAGACTTATCTAATTAAAGATGCCCTCCGGGACCCTAAAAAGGTAAAGAGAATTGAGAACGGGGTAGATCTTAAGCAATACCAACAGGTAAAATTTGAAGGAAACAAGTCAATCAACAATCATCAAATTCCAGATAATAAAATAATAATTTCCTACCTGGGCAGGTTATCAGAAGAAAAAGGACCTGATATATTCCTCGATATCGCAGAAGCATGTAAGTTCAGATCAGATTTACATTTCGTTTTAGCCGGAGACGGCCCAATGAGGGAGGAGATTAAAGCTAAATTGAGTAATCCTGTATTTGACAGTTTAGTAAGCTTCGTTGGATTTGCAAACTCTAAGACCGTTTTAGCTCAGTCAGACATCATGCTTGTGCCTTCCAGAATGGATGGCAGACCCAATGTTGTATTAGAATCATTAGCAATGGGGGTTCCGGTTATTGCTTCTAACGTTGGTGGTTTACCCTGGATCATAAGTGAAGCTAATTTAAGCGGAATAATTTGCCCTGCCGGAGATACACAAGCCTTTAAAGATGCTATCTGCCGCTTAGTAGATACTCCTGGAGTATTACAAAATATGAAGGTGGGCTCCAGAAAGTATGCAGAAAGAGAATTGGATGTCAGAATAACTCAAAAGGCGTATAATTTGACTTGTTTGGAGTTGAGTAGGGAAATAACAAAGGTATTTTAA
- a CDS encoding glycosyltransferase has protein sequence MIPKIFHYCWFGGQELPEEYQDYINGWKSFHPDWELKKWDETNSPMELPYIMNAQRLGNYANISNLVRFYALKEFGGIYLDTDIKVIKSLEGLLSSECFLGFESNNTETGEYWLNNAVLGSVPNHKFVNQCINELQRQFDGSEKANLSAPVLVTNVLKEAWGLQDYGCQILNGIHLYPVEFFYPIRGFESYKAKMDVTDEILYPNAYTIHCWGRAWYSREMFVKDIEVLQEYTSDLVKQNAQLQEEYNSKEFNFKAEISSLENENENLKQSLLSKESALNASEIMLAQQVQTYTSILEEKEMLIDKLVKDISYYQNVVHDYQKQYDQKSAWEIIVHKYKSKNKR, from the coding sequence ATGATTCCAAAAATTTTTCATTATTGTTGGTTTGGAGGGCAGGAATTACCTGAAGAATACCAAGACTATATAAACGGATGGAAATCATTTCATCCAGATTGGGAGTTAAAGAAATGGGATGAGACAAATAGTCCCATGGAATTACCTTATATCATGAATGCCCAAAGATTGGGTAATTATGCCAACATTAGCAATCTAGTTAGGTTTTATGCACTTAAAGAATTTGGGGGGATTTATTTAGATACAGACATCAAAGTTATAAAAAGCCTTGAGGGACTTTTATCTTCTGAGTGTTTTCTCGGGTTTGAATCTAACAATACAGAAACTGGTGAATACTGGTTGAATAATGCTGTTCTTGGATCTGTTCCTAACCACAAATTTGTCAACCAGTGCATTAATGAGTTGCAACGGCAATTCGATGGGTCAGAAAAAGCAAATCTTTCAGCCCCGGTTTTGGTTACCAACGTGTTAAAAGAAGCCTGGGGGTTGCAAGATTACGGGTGTCAGATATTAAATGGTATCCATTTGTATCCAGTAGAATTCTTTTACCCTATTAGGGGATTTGAGTCCTATAAAGCTAAAATGGATGTAACTGATGAAATTTTATATCCTAATGCTTACACTATCCACTGTTGGGGTAGAGCCTGGTATTCTAGGGAAATGTTTGTGAAGGATATTGAAGTTTTGCAGGAGTATACATCTGATCTTGTTAAACAGAATGCCCAACTTCAAGAAGAATACAATTCAAAAGAGTTTAACTTTAAGGCTGAGATAAGCAGTCTTGAAAACGAAAACGAAAATTTAAAGCAGAGTCTATTAAGCAAAGAATCAGCTTTAAATGCTTCAGAAATAATGCTTGCACAGCAGGTGCAAACCTACACAAGCATACTTGAAGAGAAAGAAATGTTAATAGATAAGCTTGTTAAAGACATCTCTTATTATCAAAATGTTGTTCATGATTACCAAAAGCAGTATGATCAAAAAAGTGCTTGGGAAATTATAGTACATAAATACAAATCAAAAAATAAAAGGTAG
- a CDS encoding glycosyltransferase, producing the protein MKIVHVIEPFASGVAVFVKALTETMPDDLHIVIHGERKQVMSAKDVKRIFPKQNVRFIRWKSVQRSINPFKDLLALTELHNILKRLSKRGFVDAVHLHSSKSGLLGRLACRMAGVKNVVYTPNGAPFLSAGSPIMNFLFKQIEKIGSGVGGQVVCCSASEMAEYHKIGIEATYINNGVSLKDHSIGVSSKTKGRKFQVITTGRIEDQKNPALFNKIATFFEDYDQIEFIWAGEGKERAALTSKNIVITGWQEPDTVKELVSQADVFISTSLFEGLSFSVLEALALKKPVLLSNCVGNADIVMTGLNGDVFNNDIEAIVKILNYFNNQEMLEVMGDYSFEVCSTKFNVDSNFKDYKTAYQGWGRQKDHGPFTAVA; encoded by the coding sequence ATGAAAATAGTACACGTAATAGAACCTTTCGCTTCAGGGGTTGCCGTTTTTGTAAAGGCACTTACAGAGACTATGCCTGACGACCTCCACATAGTTATACATGGGGAGCGCAAACAGGTGATGTCTGCTAAAGACGTAAAACGTATTTTCCCTAAACAGAATGTGCGTTTTATTAGATGGAAGTCAGTTCAAAGGTCTATCAATCCATTCAAAGACCTTCTTGCCCTAACAGAACTACATAATATCCTTAAACGACTTTCTAAAAGGGGGTTTGTTGATGCTGTACATCTGCATTCATCAAAAAGCGGCCTTTTAGGAAGGCTTGCTTGTAGAATGGCTGGAGTGAAAAATGTTGTATACACCCCTAATGGCGCTCCCTTTCTTTCAGCCGGGAGCCCTATTATGAACTTCCTGTTTAAACAAATTGAAAAAATTGGAAGTGGGGTAGGAGGTCAAGTGGTGTGTTGTTCCGCGTCAGAAATGGCCGAATACCATAAAATCGGCATTGAGGCTACTTATATCAACAATGGGGTGTCTTTGAAAGACCACTCCATAGGGGTGTCATCCAAAACAAAAGGCAGAAAATTTCAGGTAATTACTACCGGAAGAATTGAAGACCAGAAAAATCCTGCTCTATTCAACAAAATAGCCACCTTTTTTGAGGACTATGACCAAATTGAATTCATTTGGGCAGGCGAAGGCAAGGAGAGAGCTGCCCTGACTTCTAAAAATATAGTTATAACAGGTTGGCAAGAGCCAGATACTGTAAAAGAATTGGTGAGCCAAGCCGATGTTTTTATTTCTACTTCACTTTTTGAGGGCCTTTCATTTAGTGTCTTGGAAGCCTTAGCCCTTAAAAAGCCCGTCCTTTTGAGTAATTGTGTAGGGAACGCAGATATTGTAATGACAGGCCTAAATGGTGACGTGTTCAATAATGACATAGAAGCGATCGTTAAGATCCTGAACTACTTCAATAACCAGGAGATGCTTGAAGTAATGGGCGATTACTCGTTTGAAGTTTGTAGTACAAAGTTCAATGTGGACTCTAATTTCAAAGATTATAAAACAGCTTATCAGGGTTGGGGAAGGCAAAAGGACCATGGTCCTTTTACGGCAGTGGCATAA
- a CDS encoding glycosyltransferase: MKANKTSIITPLDICVLIPCYNNKAGLLKSLESIKYHQHKLCAVVIDDGSPIPVKLEEMPDPGICGFSTHVVRIEKNKGITNALNVGLQWIKQNLSVQYIARLDCADLCHPSRFYRQAEFLNKNSQIGLLGSWCVFRDPSSDFEYTYTTPTDHHTILSEMHFRNVFIHPTVLFRSELLEKVGVYPADYPYVEDYALFFKMLHKTKGAILGEFLVTCEINAKGLSITNRKDQLRGRERVVSEFGSSTFLKFIAKQKLRVLRILPYNIVLIVKNRLSKSNL, encoded by the coding sequence TTGAAAGCTAACAAAACAAGTATAATTACTCCTCTTGATATTTGTGTCCTTATACCTTGTTACAATAACAAGGCTGGTCTTCTAAAATCACTTGAAAGTATCAAGTATCACCAGCACAAACTTTGTGCAGTAGTCATTGATGATGGCAGTCCAATTCCGGTGAAGTTAGAGGAAATGCCTGATCCGGGTATTTGCGGCTTTTCCACTCATGTTGTACGAATAGAGAAGAACAAAGGGATTACCAATGCATTAAACGTTGGATTACAGTGGATTAAGCAAAATTTATCAGTTCAGTATATAGCCAGATTAGACTGTGCAGATCTTTGTCACCCTAGTCGGTTTTATAGGCAAGCAGAATTTCTAAATAAAAATTCTCAAATTGGTTTGCTGGGAAGCTGGTGTGTGTTTCGTGATCCATCCTCAGATTTCGAGTACACTTATACCACTCCCACTGACCACCATACTATTTTATCAGAAATGCACTTTAGGAATGTCTTTATTCATCCAACCGTCCTTTTCAGGTCAGAATTGTTAGAGAAGGTAGGAGTGTACCCTGCAGATTATCCATATGTTGAGGATTATGCTTTGTTTTTCAAAATGTTGCACAAAACCAAAGGAGCTATATTAGGTGAATTCCTGGTTACCTGTGAAATAAACGCTAAAGGGCTCTCCATTACAAATAGAAAAGATCAATTGAGGGGTAGAGAAAGAGTAGTGAGTGAATTTGGGAGTAGTACTTTTTTGAAATTTATTGCTAAACAGAAGTTGCGAGTGCTAAGAATTTTGCCCTATAATATAGTTTTGATTGTTAAAAATAGATTGAGTAAAAGTAATCTGTAG
- a CDS encoding oxygenase MpaB family protein — protein MQLFVERDSVVREIWGKGDTILFIFAGSSAEFALNKAVDWLYFTGRLPADPLGRLFSTVAYARQIVFSPLEAAHKTIDKMVHIHAGVEAKRGMSIPDWAYRDVLFMLIDYSIRAFEVLERELSLIEKTEVFEVFYRVGHRMGVQGLPGTYSEWLEMRETHLHQDLAMSHYTHDLFQQYEKHLGKVRYRLLLEAQTMVVPDRVKELLEFRKVSLLSPLLHGYKVSRTLKLDWFLKSIILPSAYKKEIRDLDQHVG, from the coding sequence ATGCAGCTATTTGTAGAGCGAGATTCAGTAGTGCGGGAGATTTGGGGAAAGGGAGACACCATTCTCTTTATTTTCGCGGGTTCTTCTGCTGAGTTTGCTCTTAACAAGGCGGTAGATTGGCTGTACTTTACAGGTCGCCTTCCTGCCGATCCGCTGGGAAGACTTTTCTCTACCGTAGCGTACGCCAGGCAAATAGTTTTTTCTCCCCTTGAGGCTGCCCATAAAACCATTGACAAAATGGTCCACATTCATGCTGGGGTAGAAGCAAAGCGGGGCATGTCTATTCCTGATTGGGCTTACCGTGATGTTCTGTTCATGCTAATTGACTACTCCATCCGGGCCTTTGAGGTATTGGAAAGGGAACTCTCTTTAATAGAAAAGACAGAGGTATTTGAGGTGTTTTACAGAGTAGGCCACCGGATGGGTGTACAAGGTCTTCCAGGTACCTATTCAGAATGGCTTGAGATGCGGGAAACCCATTTGCACCAAGACCTGGCCATGAGCCATTATACACATGACTTGTTTCAGCAATATGAAAAACACTTGGGTAAGGTCCGGTATAGGTTGTTGTTAGAAGCCCAGACGATGGTGGTTCCAGACAGGGTAAAAGAATTACTGGAGTTCAGGAAGGTCTCACTCCTTTCTCCTCTCCTGCACGGGTACAAAGTAAGCCGGACCCTAAAACTTGACTGGTTTCTTAAATCCATTATTTTACCTTCCGCTTACAAAAAAGAAATCAGGGATTTGGACCAGCATGTAGGCTGA